DNA from Xiphias gladius isolate SHS-SW01 ecotype Sanya breed wild chromosome 9, ASM1685928v1, whole genome shotgun sequence:
ACTCTGATCGCGATCCTCAGTTTGCATTATGCATTACACCACACcgcaatatttatttattgaatttatttttcaagcttACCGGCTCAGTTTGTGAGGTAGACGACACTGAAGACCCTTTCTTCGATGGCTGGAAACAAAAGGCACTTTGTAGCTATTACAGTAGTCTGCACTCACATCGTAAATACAGTACTTCTCGGTAACTTTCCCGGACACGGTTAACTGATTGATGTCTGACATGAATTTCCACGACTAGTTTATTTTGTATCACTGCTGTCTGTACCTGTGGAGCGGGTCTGCTGGGAGTCACAGTAACAATCAGAGGAGCACAGGCTTGTGTTGCTGTCGATTCCATGAAAGTGGGCTGACTGATCTGAGGTCTTTCTTTGATACTCGGTTCCCGGAACATGGGGTTCAACCTGCCCGGAGCTGAGTGCACTTTCCTGTGAACACAAAATTCATTCAGCTGGGAAGTGAAAGACTGAAACAGAGCTGGACATGAAACACGAGAGTGAATCCAAGTTACAAAACTACCTTTTGGCGGTGTAGTTGTCCATGTTGTCCTTTTTGCAGCACATCAGCCCTGCAATCACTACAGTGATCAccaggaggatggagagagctGCACACACACCAGCTATTATCCCAGTCTGACCTGCAGGCATAGATGGGGAGATGACGCTGTTAAGGCTGCAATTTGCAATATACACTAACTCTGTTGTTATAATCCTTATGCATGATTTAtgtcatactgtataatgtacGTTGCTTTTAGATTAatctttatgtggaaaaaaGACATGTATTACACTGTGTGCCTAATTTATAagcaagttgttttttgttttttgctttttgagcCACTCTAAAGCTGCGGGGGTTCTGGGGATGGATACGCCAGCCGCTCAGTCCGCCCTTTTGGTCCAGTGTAGTGTGAAGTGTCTCAAAAAGTGGATATTATGCTGTGAATTTTAGTTCAGAAGTTCATGTTCCTTAGAGGATGGATCATAATAACATTGGTGATCCCCTGAGTTTTCCTTTAGCGCCACCACTGGGTCTAAATTTCAGTATGTCCAGTTTAGTTCACGGCTACGTACCTGTAAAACTCATGACTTTCccactgtgcagtgtttaaagctaattagcaaatgtttgcatgctaacacgctaaacaAAGATGTTAAAGCTTATACCTTGCTAAACTTCAGCATGTTAGccttgtcactgtgagcatgttcgcatgctgacattagcatttagctcagagcaTTGTTGTTCctcagtgcagcctcacagatctgctagcatggctgtgaaCTCTTGTTTTAGTACAAGCAGCTAGTACATGAAAACAGGAGTTTACTAGTATTTAGTcctcacagaaaaaacagctaaaGACTCATAAAATGAGGAAACAGGCCCGTAACTACCGTAGCTTATTGCTGCCACCAcaaccaaaaaatatttgctcCGTTTCTCAAAAAAGGAAATTGCTCCTACCAGTTTACCATGTTACAACAACAAGACCCTTGTTTTACTGAGATATGCTAAGTTTTTGTAATACTGAGCATTTGTGATATAAcaagtagagctgcaacagtgAATTGATCAAtcagtcaatcgacagaaaattaatcggcaatTATTCTGATACTTGATTAATCttttaagccatttttttcaGACTAAATGCAATAGACACTCTGGTTGCggcttctccagtgtgagtattttctgcttttatcgGTTTTATGTAtcattgcaaactgaatatctttaggttctggactgttggtcagagacagacaagaCAATTGATGAAGCCAGCAAAGACTAGGAAACTGAGATCAGggtttttcaccattttctacaattttttagattaattgagaaaatgatgcagattaatcgataatgaaaataagtcaTTTGTTGTTATGACGAGAAAAATTTCTAGTTAAACTGGACCGATTTGGTGTGCACTAATAacgtaaaaaaaatgttataaagtaaaaacaataaaattattatgataaaaaagttgttttttttggtggcaGCAATAAAACAAGGAGCAGGCCAAAATTGCACAATGCTTCAGCAAAGACTGACctctgcaaaaacacaagaatgaaaaaaagtgatggCAGTTCCACTTACTTAACAGTCGTATGCCtataactgaaaacacaagtttcattatttctttcttctgctctgGTGAAGGATACTTGCAGAGGAATTTCACAGTTTTGGCCTGCTCATTGTTTAACTGCATCTTTATTCCccttttgtttgggtttttagCTTGTTCAATATGAGGACTAAATCACTTGGAAACTCCCTTTTCAAATTTTGagggaaaatacatttttctattgTAGTAATTGTGCCAAAAAGTATCACATTTTAAGCCATTGTTTAATAATCTGATGCACAGTGTAGTCTATCTAAACTAGAAACAACACAAAGATGATTTAAGGGTTATTAACGGAGGTAAAGCTGAAGATATATGAGAAACAAAGGATTAGGTCAATGCCGGGAGAAATAGGAGACTCATAATGaatcattcatgttttttaactTACTGGAAGAGTGATTCAACGAGAgggtttgacttttttttttcttcccccctgTAACGCTCACTGATAGGTACAGACCAATACAACAGTTTGTATTAAGCAGCCAAACCTGCTCATAAAGTTGGATTTACTGTCATAACATCAAATCCGGCAAATTGTTCTGTACCTTGAGGTAAATCTGCATACTGGATGTCACAGTGAGGAGGAGCCCAGCTGGGATTACAATGGCACTCATTCTTATGATTACAcacctaaaagaaaaaatgcaataaatttaatttagacATGAGTCGAGCACTTGGACTTGCACTTTGGTCCAGAACAGGCAAATGGAAAACAGCTACAAGTGATTTCAAATTCCCTCACCCCGTTATTGTTGCATTTCTTTGCACAGTCTTCCTTTTTCCCATAAACTGATATATCCACACATCTGTTGTCAAGGCAAACCTGTGCACAAATGGGTGATTATGAGCAACACATCCAACACAACTGGAAAACTTTATGAAATGTGTCTCCCTGCTAAAAGTTTTACCTTATTTGGTCCACATTTGGTTCCTTTAGGCACCAGGTCAATGTTTCTGGTCTTATCGTCATCCACGGCTAGTTTGCATTCTATGCCATACACAGTGTAGGCTGCTCTTTTACCTGTGATGGACTCACCCCCTCCTCCACAAAACATAGATCCACACTTAAAATTcctatgcaaaaaaaaaaaaaagagagaaatcaacAAATTGATCAAGCGCTTGTTGAGAATTAATAACATCgcacaaatataaaaactagTGTTTTATGATAGCGTTTGCTACTTTTCAGTACCGGCACAGGTTCCCTTCAGGGGCATTTCATGATCAACGCTGTATAGAAACCGAGCAAGGCCTTCAGCAGGACGTTCAGTTTGAGGATGGTACTTACTGTGCAGTGCAGGGGAGGTAGCCGAATTTGCTCCGCCCACAGTTAGCACCTTCCTCGCCACGTTTGTTCAGGTCAAAACATATATCTGGTCCAACTATGGCCCCTGAGGAAAGAAGATATTCATAGTTACTAGTATGGAAGCCAATTTATGCCGGGAGAGGAAAACAATGCATGAAAAGTTGGGgatgacaaaagtaaaaatactcaaggTGGgtcaaaattatgaaataccaagttattttaaacttttacatCAAAATTTAATTATCACAGAATTTAATATAAAGTTTTTTGGGTTTCAATAGTTTTTAGCTgcacaaaacaagtttttttttttttttttttaaatgagtgaTCCAATGGTTTGTGGGGTTTCTCTAGAGGCCAATGTCTGCCAGGGTAAGAAAATCAAGATGAAGAATCAGgaacgatttaaaaaaaataaccaaaaaaaaacaacccctgAAGGTTAAAAAACCACAAGGTTATTCATTCAAGTGTGACCAGGAACCTTTGCTATTTATAATTACTCATCTcatcccctcatttcctgtcatctctcaaCGGTGGACGGGGTAGTAAAAGGCATACAGTGCCTcgaaaaatacattttaaaaatacggTCAAAATTCTGAGTTTATAAGTCAATATTCTGGGATACTTTTGACTTATGAAGTCAGTTATACACATTTATCTCAAAATTTTGCTTGAGTAGGTCAAAATAATAACGCTGATTTAAAAGGTTGCGATTTTGACCCACTATCTAAGCATTTGTTTTATCATCCcttacttttcatctttttgtttttgtttcttttcctggcATCAGTGGGCGTCTATATGACCTCGCTGGCACCACCGGTGGGTCAGTCTTTACGAATGCTGCTGGGCTGTGCCAGCAAACGTTGTTCAAACCCAAAGAACtttatctttaaatttaaagctgcaaatattagtcaataaacaaaaaattcatcagcaactattttgataatcgactaatcatttcattcatttttcaagcaaaactgaCAAATATTCTTTGGttacagcttttcaaatgtgaggatttactgtttttctttgtcatatgtgGCAGGTTATTATAAATCTTTATGTTTTGGATTGTTAtgaattgccatttttgtattttatagtcATCAACTAATCcattatttgagaaaataatctgcacatCGATAGATAATCACAGTAATCgttacttgcagccctactttAATGCTAGTGGAGATCCCCCAAGACAACAAATAAACTGAGCTGAATTTTTAggggaaatgtgtataaatggCGAACAAGACATGTAGAATATTTCTATTTGATTGACTGGTGATCTTGAGGTTTGCTGAGCTGATACAGAATATATAGGATACTGTCAGACAGAGAGCAGTAGGATGATTTTCATAACCAAAGGGCTACCATAGGggaaactagagaccatcttgtgatgggatccCACCAGCTTCGACACCCATCAACGTGTTGACATTcagacccatgagtactcagtagtcattactacattacatgagtactcagttTTCACACCCATCTTTGAgctcggccttcattttgaaaTCGACTACACATCTGTAAAGTTTCGTGATTGCATCTTGCACAATAGTGACGCTATCGCAGAGAAAAAACCTGTCCATGGTCCAGACCAGACATAtgaacacctgccaaagtactcaaaaccgcctcaGTGATAGTTCCTGCGTCAGTAGGTGTCTCTAGGACTACATTTTCTCCATGATGACAAACAGACTCACAAGGcgaaaacaataccagccatgcTGTAACTGCTGGTAATGAAGCTAGAAAAGTGGATTTGAAGAGATTCGGGCACAAGAGACCGTTTGTTACATGATGTTGGGcataaaaggaaaacactggTGTAAACAGTGCCGctgtttctattttatttttttacttgcaTGACCGTGCTGACAGCAGTGTGTTGAGTGTACCTTGTCCGAACAGCCTCCAGCAGTGCTGCTCATGTGTGGGACATTGGCCGTTGTAGCAGTAGCCCTGTTCCTTGTCGTAGCAGGGTTTGCCGTTCATCTCGAAGCTGTCCTCGGGACAAGCCTCCGACACGCCGGTGCAGTATTCAGGGAGGTCACACTCACTGGCTGACTTCCTGCATGCACTTCCAGCAGGTTTGAACTGTGGGTTAAAGTACATTTCGGGTGATGTAGTAAGAACAAACAAGGGTTCGCCGAAGTAGATGTTGGTTAAACAGTGAGTATGATTAGTTGCATGACTTCCACCACTTTTTCCATTTGAGGAAGGATGTTGTGAGTTACAGTTCATAGAAACAGCAGGACATCAACCTCTGTTTCCTGTTATTAGTGAGCTCCTGTTGTTTCAATGAGGTTTTAAGAGTAACCTTCTCCTGTCGCTATTTTTAACAGTTATTAGAGGCAGAGTATGTCTGTATAATTGAGCTTTCTCCAGCCTACAATTTGGTCTGACTGAAATAGTctagaaataaaaaaagcaactattggatggatcgcCATGATAACTGGTTCAGATATCCCTGGTCCCCAGTGGGTGAATCCTGAAGACTTTGGTGATGCCctggcttttcctctagtgcaaccagcaagtcaaagttttcacttatcctgtgaaatatctcaacatttacATGGACTGTCACGAATCCCTTTCTTCCACAGACATTCGCGGTTCCCAGAGGATTTAGCTGAAAGCACCACTTTGTCTCAAAGGGCATCTGGCATAACTGTAGATTCCTATTCTTGTTAAATCATGGGTTAGGGACGTCTGTTGGAAATGTacatagcaaacatgcttttacTCTGTTTTGGCTGACAAATTATAAGAAACCCACTTTAACAGCTACATTAAAGGCAGCTGAGTCATGAGAGCTAAAGTACCTGACAGTTGTCACAGCACTGTCCATGAGCACACTGGGATCCTTCAGTCAGGCGACAAGTTGAAGCATCACAACAAGGGTTCTTACATTCctagaagacaaaaacaaaactttttcagTTGAGTCATATTTGTGTATCAAAGTTACACCTTGAAGAGGAACTGCAGTGATGAAATTCAAGATTGAAATCTCCCTCACAAGCAGCATCTTTGCCAACAAATTTCCTGAGATAAGACGTGAGCGCAGAGGAAAACTATTTTCACTCTTTGAGGCCGAACTCCAGCTTAGCATGCCTTACATCACCACTACCCTCCCTTTTATGAGCTGTAACCTCACACACAGGAAACCACACCAGTCAGCTACAACAGAAAGCCCACAAGGTATCTTACTTCACCAAAGGATATATTTAAACTTTCCAAGACCATAAAAAATGAGTAATATGATACAACCAACTACATTAGCCTCTACTAAGCGTTTTACCCCGACAGTGCCACAGTCACACTCCTCTCCAGGGTCCAGCAAGGCGTTGCCACAGCGTGGCCCTATGGCGATGGTCTTAACGTGGCTGGGTTTACCCAAGCAGCCGGGCTGAGCTCGCTCCATGAATTCAGCGAGCTGCTCcacactgcagctgctgaaaaacTCCGGGAACGCTTGAGTTCCTGACCTGAAGATGAGCAAAGAGATTCAACgatgaaaatttaatttaagataGAGCCTAAACAGTATATACACgttatggccaaaagtatgtggggGTACCTGAGCATTCTACCCTTATGTGATTGTGTGCACCTTATTTCCAAAGCCATGGGCATTAATCCGCTACTCTAAGAGCCTCTAAAACCTCTTCTGATTTCAGTCTTTTCCCCCAGATGTTGAACCTGGTTTaagggatttgctcccattcagccactagagcattagtgaggtctGGCACTGATGCTGGGTGAAAAAACCTGGCTCGCAGTTGAGGTCAGGGCCTGTGAATCCCAGGCAAGTCCTTCCACACCTAACTAGGAAAACCATTTCTATATGGAGCTGCCTTTGTGCACGGGAACACTGTCTTGTTGAAAGAGGAAAGGGACACTAACACTAACTGCTGCCAAAAAGTTGGAAGAACACTGTCTAAAATATCATCACATGTTGTTGCAAGATTTCCTTTCATTGGAACAAAGGGGGGGGGTTGCCACATTTCAACATGCAAcacaaaaaatcaacaaaacattattGTTATCTAACAAAAAGTAAATGCACTTTGTAAGTAACAGTGAGGTAGATCAGAATAGGTTTTTCAGTAACATCCTCACCTGAGCTTTTCTGCCATTACGCAGTTCCCGCTGCTGTAGGatgaaccacacacacagccagcagCATCATGGGACAAGCCAAAGTTATGTCCCATCTCATGAGCAATGGTGGAGGCGAGGCCTATCGGGTTATCATGGTGATCCTGGAAGAGAAATGCAgaactgtttctttaaattcTGCAGAATATATCAACAAATGCCAATACACGCCCTTCATCTCCAGCTGTTAAAGGATTAGTGTAAATTAAAAGTTGTGAAACATACCTGATTGACTCCACCTGAGTTTTCGCTACACATGGCAAACTTATTTGCTAATCCGACTGTATCTTTGTCGAAATCTTTGCCACTGTTGAAGACAAAAATCTAACATCAGGTCAAGCTGGCAGCATTACTGTGTTTAACATCTGCACAGATTTCTAAGACTTATCCTCACGTCACAAACTGGGCATTGTCATGCTTCGTCCTCTGCAAAAGATCAGCCTGGCGCCACACCAGGAAATTGTCCAGGGTCGTCTCTGAATTAATGTCAACGTCGATTTTGTCTCCGTATGTCCAAGTCTCCAGACCCACCAGCATGACGCGAATGTTCAGAGGTCGAtacagctgcagagagaggatcAGACGTTTTTCGGGGATGAATGGGCTGGGAGCTTTCAGCTAAGAACGCCGATGGTACACTGCCAGACAAACAGCTTAAAAAACATGAGCttgaactgaaaagaaaagaaaattaccCTGTCAACGTGATTCACAACTCCAAGAATACGGGATTTAGTCTCACTTCCATATCGTTTATACTGGAGGAAGAGCGAAGACAAACATCATCAGATTTATGTAGCGATGGAATGTAAGCAGTAAAAGGATTCAAATTAGATATTTACCTCAGTATTGTCAACCACCACAAAGAGCTCGACAAACCTCTCTGGACCTGTGATGGGTTTAGTTTTCTAAAAGgacacagagaaatgaaaacttCATATTAATATTCATATCTTAATCAGTGTCAACgtaaaaaaagcattaaaaaaaatgactgtctGTGACTTCCTACAGGCTCATGCGATACCGTTATTACCTCACCATTTCATTCCTTGTTTTTATGACTCACTTATCTCTTTGGAAATTTATTGAATTAGCCTATTCCataaccctttaaaaaaaaccttgtatAAATTTTGCTCTACCACATGGAAAATTAACCCACATTTtaacaaaggcaaaaataaaataaaaagagggaCAATAAAATTAAGAATAGGAAGACTTGGGTAGtcatatgtatataaaataaatatattattaagtgtatatataaataatagaaaattttcaaatactgtattgcttaaacacattttttttcagactgacaTACGTGTACacgtacatactgtatgtacactatATGGCcataagtatgtggacacctgtAGGGCCGTTTTTCATGGTTGGGGATGTTGTCTTGCATGAATGTCTGCTTCAGGCTAATCCGGCAAATTAAATGTACATACATAGTTATTCAAGGTACTTGATGCAAACATTatataaaaagacaatattACCACAAAACAGTGCAGATTATTGATTGCAACACTGTCCACCAATACTAAGGGGATGAATATATATCGTCATATTTCCAAACGCTACAGTAGCTCCTTAGTTCCAGATAAGCGAAATCTTAACGCCCCAGAACACAAGGTCATTTACAACAGTgttcttccaactttgtggGAAC
Protein-coding regions in this window:
- the adam8b gene encoding disintegrin and metalloproteinase domain-containing protein 8 — encoded protein: MGDNMLWLWLWLTWVCFVQSSGKLSHVERYEVVRPRRLQERQKRSLRDNQLYPDAVQYELAIEGRNHTIYLEKNSNLIGRGYTETHYSEDGKRVTTSPNEEHCYYHGHIEGMTDSLVSVGICSGISGFVRARQQVYLIEPLGQAEDGDHAVYRREHLKISGSPGCGSSSNTTMLYDHDQGQGSQLAGLFRSRSWKTKPITGPERFVELFVVVDNTEYKRYGSETKSRILGVVNHVDRLYRPLNIRVMLVGLETWTYGDKIDVDINSETTLDNFLVWRQADLLQRTKHDNAQFVTGKDFDKDTVGLANKFAMCSENSGGVNQDHHDNPIGLASTIAHEMGHNFGLSHDAAGCVCGSSYSSGNCVMAEKLRSGTQAFPEFFSSCSVEQLAEFMERAQPGCLGKPSHVKTIAIGPRCGNALLDPGEECDCGTVGECKNPCCDASTCRLTEGSQCAHGQCCDNCQFKPAGSACRKSASECDLPEYCTGVSEACPEDSFEMNGKPCYDKEQGYCYNGQCPTHEQHCWRLFGQGAIVGPDICFDLNKRGEEGANCGRSKFGYLPCTAQNFKCGSMFCGGGGESITGKRAAYTVYGIECKLAVDDDKTRNIDLVPKGTKCGPNKVCLDNRCVDISVYGKKEDCAKKCNNNGVCNHKNECHCNPSWAPPHCDIQYADLPQGQTGIIAGVCAALSILLVITVVIAGLMCCKKDNMDNYTAKRKVHSAPGRLNPMFREPSIKERPQISQPTFMESTATQACAPLIVTVTPSRPAPQPSKKGSSVSSTSQTEPTKPQPPAKPLPPLNKPQYKAAKPNPPPVPPIKPSPPPAARIQSCTPPLPPAKPQVHRLT